A region from the Streptosporangium sp. NBC_01756 genome encodes:
- a CDS encoding hemolysin family protein — MNFANGWLFSAIVLVVIGGLIASAETALARISRVRAEEFGRDGRRGAGRLQAIVADPPRYLNLLLLLRLSCELIATVIATLLFIDWLDDQGWAYAAAAAVMIVVSYVIVGVSPRTLGRQHAEPIALASAPLVYGLTRIFGPLPKLLILLGNAVTPGKGFREGPFTSEAELRDLVDLAEERRVIEPDEREMIHSVFELGDTLVREVMVPRTDMVFIERGKTLNQSLSLALRSGFSRIPVVGENEDDVIGIAYLKDIVRRVQETGDGGQAEQVETIMRPATYVPESKPIDQLLREMQARQIHQAIVIDEYGGTAGLVTIEDVLEEIVGEITDEYDQEAPRVEPLDDGSVRVTARLPVGDLADLFGIELEVDDVETVGGLLAHALGRVPIAGSEAVVEGLSLTAESLAGRRNRIGTVLVRRTVTAESDSVGASSEQD, encoded by the coding sequence GTGAACTTCGCCAACGGGTGGTTGTTCTCAGCCATCGTCCTCGTCGTGATCGGCGGGCTGATAGCCAGCGCGGAGACGGCTCTGGCCCGCATCTCGCGCGTACGCGCTGAGGAGTTCGGCCGTGACGGACGCCGGGGCGCGGGGCGCCTGCAGGCGATCGTCGCCGATCCACCGCGCTATCTCAACCTGCTGCTTCTGCTCAGACTGAGCTGCGAACTGATCGCCACGGTGATCGCCACGCTGCTCTTCATCGACTGGCTCGACGACCAGGGATGGGCCTACGCCGCCGCGGCCGCGGTCATGATCGTGGTCAGTTACGTCATCGTCGGCGTCTCTCCCCGCACGCTGGGCCGTCAGCACGCCGAGCCGATCGCCCTCGCCAGCGCCCCTCTCGTGTACGGCCTGACCCGTATCTTCGGCCCGCTCCCCAAGCTGCTCATCCTGCTCGGCAACGCGGTGACGCCCGGCAAGGGTTTCCGGGAGGGGCCGTTCACCTCCGAGGCCGAGCTGCGCGACCTGGTCGACCTGGCCGAGGAGCGCAGGGTCATCGAGCCGGACGAACGGGAAATGATCCACTCGGTCTTCGAGCTCGGGGACACCCTGGTCCGCGAGGTCATGGTGCCCCGCACCGACATGGTGTTCATCGAACGCGGCAAGACGTTGAACCAGTCCCTGTCGCTCGCCCTGCGTAGCGGGTTCTCCCGGATCCCCGTGGTCGGTGAGAACGAGGACGACGTCATCGGCATCGCCTATCTCAAGGACATCGTGCGCCGGGTGCAGGAGACCGGTGACGGCGGCCAGGCCGAACAGGTCGAGACGATCATGCGTCCGGCCACCTACGTGCCGGAGAGCAAACCCATCGACCAGCTCCTCCGTGAGATGCAGGCCCGCCAGATCCACCAGGCCATCGTCATCGACGAGTACGGCGGGACGGCCGGCCTGGTCACCATCGAGGATGTCCTCGAAGAGATCGTGGGTGAGATCACCGACGAATACGACCAGGAGGCTCCCCGGGTGGAGCCGCTGGACGACGGCTCGGTCCGGGTGACGGCCAGGCTTCCCGTGGGCGACCTGGCGGACCTGTTCGGCATCGAGCTCGAGGTGGACGACGTCGAGACCGTCGGCGGTCTGCTGGCGCACGCGCTGGGCAGGGTGCCGATCGCCGGTTCCGAGGCGGTGGTGGAGGGACTCAGCCTGACGGCGGAGAGCCTCGCCGGGCGCCGTAACCGGATCGGCACGGTTCTCGTCAGGCGGACCGTCACCGCCGAGTCCGACTCGGTCGGAGCCTCGTCAGAACAGGATTGA
- a CDS encoding cytidine deaminase, translating into MSDATLDPEDNKIIVLARSARARNGAAEGAAVRDETGRTYAATNVALPSLTLSALQVAVAMAVSSGAESLEAAALVTAGAGPADADARAVREMGGTTLLVADPSGTVRQS; encoded by the coding sequence GTGAGTGACGCGACCCTCGACCCCGAGGACAACAAGATCATCGTTCTGGCTCGGTCCGCCCGTGCCCGTAACGGCGCCGCCGAGGGTGCCGCCGTACGCGACGAGACCGGCCGGACCTATGCGGCGACGAACGTGGCACTGCCGTCGCTGACGCTCTCGGCGCTGCAGGTCGCCGTGGCGATGGCCGTCTCCAGCGGCGCGGAGTCCCTGGAGGCGGCGGCGCTGGTCACCGCGGGGGCCGGACCGGCCGACGCGGACGCGCGGGCGGTCCGCGAAATGGGCGGTACGACGCTGCTCGTGGCCGACCCCAGCGGCACCGTGCGTCAGAGCTGA
- the era gene encoding GTPase Era — MVDVSSSAADFHAGFACFVGRPNVGKSTLMNALVGTKVAITSSKPQTTRRVIRGIVHRPDAQLIIVDTPGLHRPRTLLGERLDSLVLSTLTEVDVIGFCVPANEPIGKGDRFIAEKLAAVKKTPVVAVVTKCDLATREQIAAQLLALSQLADFAEIVPVSAQSGEQLDVLAGVLIDRLPESPPLYEGGQLTDEPEQVLVGELIREAALEGVRDELPHSIAVVVDEMLPREGRDDLLDIYAHMFVERPSQKAIVIGHKGSRLKDVGSRARQQIEALLGTRVYLDLRISVAKDWQRDPKQLRRLGFYD; from the coding sequence ATGGTTGACGTGAGTTCCTCAGCTGCTGATTTCCATGCCGGTTTCGCCTGCTTCGTCGGCCGGCCCAATGTCGGAAAATCCACGCTGATGAACGCGTTGGTCGGCACGAAGGTGGCGATCACCTCTTCCAAGCCCCAGACCACCCGCCGGGTCATCCGTGGCATCGTGCACCGCCCGGACGCCCAGCTCATCATCGTCGACACACCCGGCCTGCACCGGCCCCGCACCCTGCTGGGCGAGCGACTGGACAGCCTGGTGCTGTCCACGCTCACCGAGGTCGACGTGATCGGGTTCTGCGTGCCCGCAAACGAGCCCATCGGCAAGGGTGACCGGTTCATCGCCGAGAAGCTCGCCGCGGTCAAGAAGACCCCCGTCGTCGCCGTCGTGACGAAGTGCGACCTGGCCACCCGCGAGCAGATCGCCGCCCAGCTGCTGGCGCTCTCCCAGCTCGCGGACTTCGCCGAGATCGTCCCGGTCTCGGCGCAGTCCGGTGAGCAGCTCGACGTGCTGGCCGGTGTGCTGATCGACCGGCTCCCCGAAAGCCCCCCGTTGTACGAGGGCGGCCAGCTCACCGACGAGCCCGAGCAGGTGCTGGTGGGCGAGCTGATCCGGGAGGCGGCGCTGGAGGGCGTCCGGGACGAGCTGCCGCACTCGATCGCGGTCGTCGTCGACGAGATGCTGCCCCGGGAGGGCCGCGACGACCTGCTCGACATCTACGCGCACATGTTCGTCGAGCGGCCGTCGCAGAAGGCCATCGTGATCGGGCACAAGGGCAGCCGGCTCAAGGACGTCGGCAGCCGCGCACGTCAGCAGATCGAGGCGCTGCTCGGCACCAGGGTCTATCTCGATCTGCGGATCAGCGTCGCCAAGGACTGGCAGCGCGACCCCAAGCAGCTCCGTCGCCTGGGGTTCTACGACTGA
- a CDS encoding urease accessory protein UreD: MPTTGRLERSAPRRSMTARAAIVTERGPGGRTVLARMRSDPPLTLRGTAPGQVHLVSTAAGPLGGDDLALDIEVGPGSTLDVRSVASTLVLPGSGPAESLMTITARVGAGASLRFAPEPTVLAAGCLHRMVVRLSLAEDARVFWREEIVFGRYGESPGRCHSRFDATTGDGPLLRQELVVGDPAIDTGPAVYGGARCVGSVLTSGRAPASVVRDGWALLPLAGPGTLVSALGGDAVELRRRLREGTSHLGTGTAPAWA, encoded by the coding sequence ATGCCGACGACCGGCCGGCTGGAGCGATCGGCCCCCCGGCGCTCGATGACCGCCCGGGCCGCGATCGTCACCGAACGCGGCCCGGGCGGGCGGACCGTGCTCGCCAGGATGCGGTCCGATCCGCCGCTCACACTGCGCGGGACCGCGCCGGGCCAGGTGCACCTGGTGTCCACCGCCGCCGGGCCACTCGGCGGTGACGACCTCGCGCTCGACATCGAGGTGGGACCGGGCAGCACGCTGGACGTGCGGTCGGTCGCGAGCACGCTGGTGCTCCCCGGTTCCGGGCCGGCCGAGTCGCTGATGACGATCACGGCCAGGGTGGGCGCGGGAGCGTCGCTCCGGTTCGCCCCCGAGCCGACTGTGCTGGCGGCGGGCTGCCTGCACCGCATGGTGGTACGGCTGTCACTGGCCGAGGACGCCCGGGTGTTCTGGCGCGAGGAGATCGTCTTCGGCCGGTACGGCGAAAGCCCCGGCCGCTGCCACTCCCGCTTCGACGCCACAACCGGGGACGGCCCGCTGCTCCGGCAGGAGCTCGTCGTGGGTGATCCGGCGATCGACACCGGCCCCGCCGTGTACGGCGGCGCCCGGTGCGTCGGCAGCGTCCTGACCAGCGGGCGGGCACCCGCGTCGGTGGTCAGGGACGGCTGGGCGCTACTCCCCCTGGCCGGGCCCGGCACCCTGGTCTCCGCGCTCGGCGGGGACGCCGTCGAGCTGCGGCGGCGCCTGAGAGAGGGCACGTCCCACCTGGGCACCGGTACCGCACCGGCCTGGGCCTGA
- the ureG gene encoding urease accessory protein UreG — protein sequence MGANHDDHHQAADPHGRALRLGIGGPVGSGKTALTAALCRTLGRTLRLGVVTNDIYTTEDAEFLRAAGVLDPERIAAVQTGCCPHTAIRDDIAANLDAVETLEERFGPLDLVIVESGGDNLTATFSRGLADRQIFVLDVSGGDKVPRKGGPGVTAADLLVINKIDLAHMVGADLTVMSRDAAAVRGGRPVLFTSVREEPSAHAVAEWVLGLVGSWSHDHTHV from the coding sequence ATGGGCGCCAACCACGACGACCACCATCAGGCGGCCGACCCGCACGGGCGGGCGCTCCGCCTGGGCATCGGCGGACCGGTGGGCAGCGGCAAGACCGCGCTGACCGCGGCCCTGTGCCGGACGCTCGGCCGGACGCTGCGCCTCGGCGTGGTGACCAACGACATCTACACCACCGAGGACGCCGAGTTCCTGCGTGCGGCGGGGGTGCTCGACCCGGAGCGGATCGCCGCCGTGCAGACCGGATGCTGCCCGCACACCGCCATCCGCGACGACATCGCCGCCAACCTCGACGCGGTGGAGACCCTGGAGGAGCGGTTCGGCCCGCTCGACCTGGTGATCGTGGAGAGCGGAGGCGACAACCTCACCGCCACCTTCAGCAGGGGCCTGGCCGACAGGCAGATCTTCGTGCTGGACGTGTCGGGCGGCGACAAGGTCCCCCGCAAGGGCGGCCCCGGTGTGACGGCGGCCGATCTGCTCGTGATCAACAAGATCGACCTGGCTCACATGGTCGGCGCCGATCTCACGGTCATGTCCCGCGACGCGGCGGCCGTACGGGGCGGCAGGCCGGTGCTGTTCACCTCGGTCAGGGAGGAACCGAGCGCACACGCCGTCGCCGAATGGGTCCTCGGGCTCGTCGGGTCCTGGTCCCACGACCACACCCACGTCTGA
- a CDS encoding urease accessory protein UreF gives MHAALLLLADSRLPAGGHGHSGGTEEAIRTGAVHDLSSLASFLRGRLSTAGLVAAGLAAAACELGASGRVIGDHPANGDHLPGRRVVGDDPANGDHLPGRPGHRPAGEVPGTGSAADATGPSAGRAGREAPAGRTGPWARLDAEADARTASPAQREAGRTQGRLLLRTARRIWPSPVLDDLAGAVPQGAHHPIALGAAAAAAGCAPGEAALAAAYTAVTGPATAAVRLLGLDPVPVHRLLADLAPQLERIAASVPAGWEALPAHAAPALDLLAEGHARAESKLFVS, from the coding sequence ATGCACGCCGCGCTGCTGCTGCTGGCCGACTCCCGGCTGCCCGCCGGGGGCCACGGGCACTCGGGGGGCACCGAGGAGGCGATCAGGACCGGTGCGGTCCACGACCTGTCCAGCCTGGCCTCCTTCCTGCGTGGACGGCTGTCCACCGCGGGGCTGGTGGCGGCGGGCCTGGCGGCGGCCGCCTGCGAACTCGGCGCGTCCGGCCGCGTCATCGGCGACCACCCGGCGAACGGTGACCACCTTCCCGGTCGCCGCGTCGTCGGTGACGACCCGGCGAACGGTGACCACCTTCCCGGTCGGCCCGGCCATCGGCCCGCAGGAGAGGTTCCGGGGACGGGCAGCGCCGCGGACGCAACCGGCCCGTCCGCGGGGAGAGCCGGCCGGGAGGCTCCCGCCGGCCGTACCGGACCGTGGGCCCGATTGGACGCGGAGGCCGACGCCAGGACCGCCTCCCCCGCCCAGCGGGAGGCCGGGCGCACCCAGGGCCGGCTGCTGCTGCGCACCGCGCGGCGAATCTGGCCGTCACCGGTGCTCGACGACCTGGCCGGTGCCGTACCGCAGGGAGCCCATCATCCGATCGCACTCGGCGCGGCGGCCGCGGCGGCCGGATGCGCCCCCGGAGAGGCCGCTCTCGCGGCGGCCTACACCGCCGTCACCGGACCGGCCACCGCGGCGGTGCGGCTGCTGGGGCTCGATCCGGTCCCGGTCCACCGGCTCCTCGCCGACCTCGCCCCGCAGCTGGAGCGGATCGCCGCGAGCGTTCCGGCCGGCTGGGAGGCGCTCCCGGCACATGCCGCACCCGCACTCGACCTGCTCGCCGAAGGGCACGCCCGCGCCGAATCGAAGCTGTTCGTCTCCTGA
- a CDS encoding urease subunit alpha gives MFIERSRYAALYGPTTGDRIRLADTDLFVEVTDDLAMGPAGAGDEAVFGGGKVIRESMGQARTTRADGAPDLVITGAVILDHWGVIKADIGVRDGRIVAIGKAGNPDTMDGVHPGLVIGPSTEILAGNGKILTAGAIDSHVHLICPQILDEALAAGVTTIVGGGTGPAEGTKATTVTGAWYLARMLESLDSYPVNVALLGKGNTVSTEGLLEQLRAGASGFKLHEDWGSTPAAIDACLSVADSSGVQVALHTDTLNEAGFVESTLQAIGGRTIHAYHTEGAGGGHAPDIIRVASHGNILPSSTNPTRPHTVNTLHEHLDMLMVCHHLNPTIPEDLAFAESRIRPSTMAAEDVLHDMGAISMIGSDSQAMGRVGETIIRTWQTAHVMKGRRGALAGDGRADNLRARRYVAKYTICPAVAHGLDGEVGSVEPGKLADLVLWDPAFFGVKPDLVIKGGVIAYAQMGDANASIPTPQPVMPRPMFGAAPVTAAATSVHFVAPLAIEDGLADRLAVRRRLLPVADVRRRGKESMPLNDAMPRIEVDPDTFAVRVDGELIEPAPVASLPMTQRYFLF, from the coding sequence ATGTTCATTGAACGATCCCGTTACGCCGCGCTGTACGGTCCCACCACCGGCGACCGGATCAGGCTCGCCGACACCGACCTGTTCGTCGAGGTCACCGACGACCTGGCGATGGGTCCCGCGGGGGCGGGCGACGAGGCCGTGTTCGGCGGCGGCAAGGTCATCCGCGAGTCGATGGGCCAGGCCAGGACCACCCGGGCCGACGGCGCACCCGACCTGGTGATCACCGGCGCGGTGATCCTCGACCACTGGGGCGTGATCAAGGCCGACATCGGCGTCCGGGACGGCCGGATCGTCGCGATCGGCAAGGCCGGCAATCCCGACACCATGGACGGCGTCCACCCCGGTCTGGTGATCGGCCCGTCCACTGAGATCCTCGCGGGCAACGGGAAGATCCTGACCGCCGGGGCGATCGACTCCCACGTCCACCTGATCTGCCCGCAGATTCTGGACGAGGCCCTGGCCGCGGGGGTGACGACGATCGTCGGCGGCGGCACCGGCCCCGCCGAGGGCACCAAGGCCACCACGGTGACCGGTGCCTGGTATCTCGCGCGGATGCTGGAGTCACTCGACTCCTACCCGGTCAACGTCGCGTTGCTCGGCAAGGGCAACACGGTCAGCACCGAGGGCCTGCTGGAACAGCTCCGTGCCGGGGCCTCGGGTTTCAAGCTGCACGAGGACTGGGGCAGCACCCCCGCCGCCATCGACGCCTGCCTGTCGGTGGCCGACAGCTCCGGTGTCCAGGTGGCGCTGCACACCGACACCCTGAACGAGGCCGGGTTCGTGGAGTCCACGCTGCAGGCGATCGGCGGCCGGACGATCCACGCCTACCACACCGAGGGGGCGGGCGGCGGCCACGCGCCGGACATCATCCGGGTCGCCTCCCACGGCAACATCCTGCCCTCCTCCACCAACCCGACCCGCCCGCACACCGTCAACACGTTGCACGAGCACCTCGACATGCTGATGGTCTGCCACCATCTCAACCCCACGATCCCCGAGGACCTGGCGTTCGCCGAGTCCCGGATCCGGCCGTCGACGATGGCCGCCGAGGACGTGCTGCACGACATGGGCGCGATCTCGATGATCGGCTCGGACTCTCAGGCGATGGGCCGGGTGGGCGAGACCATCATCCGGACCTGGCAGACCGCGCACGTGATGAAGGGACGCCGGGGCGCGCTCGCGGGCGACGGCCGCGCGGACAACCTCCGGGCCCGGCGCTACGTGGCGAAGTACACGATCTGTCCCGCGGTCGCCCACGGCCTGGACGGAGAGGTCGGCTCGGTCGAGCCGGGCAAGCTGGCCGACCTGGTCCTGTGGGACCCGGCCTTCTTCGGCGTCAAACCGGATCTGGTGATCAAGGGCGGCGTCATCGCCTACGCCCAGATGGGCGACGCCAACGCCTCCATCCCTACCCCTCAGCCGGTCATGCCCCGCCCCATGTTCGGCGCCGCCCCGGTCACCGCCGCCGCCACCTCGGTCCACTTCGTCGCCCCTCTCGCGATCGAGGACGGGCTCGCCGACCGTCTCGCCGTACGGCGGCGCCTGCTGCCGGTGGCCGACGTCCGGCGCCGGGGCAAGGAGAGCATGCCGCTCAACGACGCCATGCCCCGGATCGAGGTGGATCCCGACACCTTCGCCGTCCGCGTGGACGGCGAGCTGATCGAGCCCGCCCCTGTCGCGTCCCTGCCCATGACCCAGCGTTACTTCCTCTTCTGA
- a CDS encoding urease subunit beta, giving the protein MRPGEIQYGEAPIPLNPGRERVVVRVVNTADRPIQVGSHYHFAAANPGLEFDRQTAWGTRLDVPAGTAVRFEPGVERDVTLVPITGQRIVPGLRAEWAGPLDGSPHVH; this is encoded by the coding sequence ATGAGACCCGGTGAGATCCAGTACGGCGAGGCGCCCATCCCGCTCAACCCGGGCCGCGAGCGCGTCGTCGTCCGTGTCGTCAACACCGCCGACCGGCCGATCCAGGTCGGGTCGCACTACCACTTCGCCGCCGCCAACCCCGGTCTGGAGTTCGACCGCCAGACGGCCTGGGGCACCCGTCTCGACGTGCCGGCGGGGACGGCGGTGCGGTTCGAGCCCGGCGTCGAGCGCGACGTGACCCTCGTGCCGATCACCGGACAACGGATCGTCCCCGGCCTGCGCGCCGAGTGGGCCGGCCCTCTCGACGGGAGTCCCCATGTTCATTGA
- a CDS encoding urease subunit gamma has translation MRLTPHEQERLLIHVAAGVARDRRSRGLRLNHPEATALIASFLMEGARDGRTVADLMEAGRTVLSRQDVMDGVPEMLESVQIEATFPDGTKLVTVHQPIP, from the coding sequence ATGCGGCTCACCCCACACGAGCAGGAACGCCTGCTCATCCACGTCGCCGCCGGTGTCGCCCGTGACCGCAGGTCCCGGGGACTCCGGCTCAACCACCCCGAGGCCACCGCGCTCATCGCGTCCTTCCTGATGGAGGGTGCCAGGGACGGGCGGACCGTCGCGGACCTGATGGAAGCGGGACGGACCGTGCTGTCCCGGCAGGACGTCATGGACGGCGTGCCCGAGATGCTGGAATCGGTGCAGATCGAGGCCACCTTCCCCGACGGCACCAAGCTCGTCACCGTCCACCAGCCGATCCCGTGA
- a CDS encoding OmpA family protein translates to MVRKRTSLVTMTVVTAMLTSCGLTGVRQGGGGEERQSGAAPTARPNVPASTSASSSPTGDGADTRPALASTQSTETPTLKIEVVGLNRVAGKHLVIQLRLSNTGTDKQLSWTGELGDNTRPLGEIRWASGIGVLDAPAHRWILPYKPADSPCLCSDEQRDDLGYFIEPGKSITVYAVTPAPSGNPATTTVVAPPGPPMIDVPISDDPVTPPPGQDIPDPDAQPVTVISHRVTVPSESLDKSEETADDGRDLQVNLSSDVLFALNKADLTSRAKAVLTRTAKLVDTSAGATVTVEGHADSSGTDAINDPLSQRRAQTVQRALSGLLTRSGVRFQAKGYGSRKPLYSNDDEEGRRRNRRVTVTFAKPRPAETRPATTPGADPVPDGNGPTSRAKYDGQPFAVEVTGLRRLAGDLGVLTYKISNEGDAEAWNHELNWSADWMSYKYHAASNVRLTDAAARRQYLPGRILVQTDDGTDTYCACTEMAGVRLSTGQIAPGRPKEFWSLFALPTGASSVQIKIAQYPPLRVAVP, encoded by the coding sequence ATGGTGAGGAAACGGACGTCGCTCGTGACCATGACAGTGGTGACGGCAATGCTGACGTCATGCGGGCTGACGGGTGTCCGACAGGGCGGCGGCGGTGAGGAACGCCAGTCCGGGGCCGCACCCACCGCGCGGCCGAACGTCCCTGCGTCGACGTCCGCGTCCTCCTCGCCGACCGGCGACGGAGCGGACACCCGTCCCGCGCTGGCGAGCACGCAGAGCACCGAGACCCCGACCTTGAAGATCGAAGTTGTCGGTCTGAACCGGGTCGCGGGCAAGCACCTGGTGATCCAGCTCAGGCTCTCCAACACCGGCACCGACAAGCAGCTCTCCTGGACCGGCGAGCTCGGGGACAACACCCGCCCGCTCGGCGAGATCCGCTGGGCCTCGGGGATCGGCGTGCTCGACGCCCCGGCCCACCGGTGGATCCTGCCCTACAAGCCCGCGGACAGCCCCTGCCTGTGCAGCGACGAGCAGCGTGACGACCTGGGCTACTTCATCGAACCCGGCAAGTCGATCACCGTGTACGCCGTCACCCCCGCTCCCTCGGGCAACCCGGCCACCACCACCGTCGTCGCCCCACCCGGTCCTCCCATGATCGATGTGCCCATCAGCGACGACCCCGTCACACCACCGCCCGGCCAGGACATCCCCGACCCCGACGCCCAGCCGGTCACCGTGATCAGTCACCGGGTCACGGTGCCGTCGGAGTCGCTCGACAAGTCCGAGGAGACCGCGGACGACGGCCGGGATCTGCAGGTGAACCTCTCCTCCGACGTGCTCTTCGCACTGAACAAGGCCGACCTGACGTCCCGGGCCAAGGCCGTGCTCACACGCACCGCCAAGCTGGTCGACACCTCCGCGGGCGCCACGGTCACGGTCGAGGGGCACGCCGACTCCTCGGGCACCGACGCCATCAACGACCCGCTCTCCCAGCGCCGCGCCCAAACCGTGCAGCGCGCCCTGTCCGGCCTGCTGACCAGGTCGGGAGTGCGCTTCCAGGCCAAGGGGTACGGCTCACGCAAGCCGCTCTACAGCAACGACGACGAGGAGGGGCGGCGGCGCAACCGGCGCGTCACCGTGACGTTCGCCAAGCCGCGGCCCGCCGAGACGCGGCCCGCGACCACTCCCGGGGCGGATCCGGTGCCGGACGGGAACGGCCCCACGTCGCGCGCCAAGTACGACGGGCAGCCGTTCGCCGTGGAGGTGACCGGCCTGCGGCGGCTCGCGGGCGACCTGGGCGTCCTCACTTACAAGATCTCCAACGAGGGTGACGCGGAGGCCTGGAACCACGAGCTGAACTGGTCGGCCGACTGGATGTCGTACAAGTACCATGCCGCCAGCAACGTGCGGCTGACGGACGCCGCCGCCCGGCGGCAGTACCTGCCGGGCAGGATCCTGGTGCAGACCGACGACGGAACCGACACCTACTGCGCCTGCACCGAGATGGCGGGCGTCCGCCTGAGCACAGGGCAGATCGCGCCGGGCCGGCCGAAGGAGTTCTGGAGCCTCTTCGCACTGCCCACCGGTGCCTCATCGGTGCAGATCAAGATCGCTCAGTATCCTCCGCTCCGGGTCGCCGTACCGTAG
- the urtA gene encoding urea ABC transporter substrate-binding protein, with amino-acid sequence MRNSVWRSGVALATLATALTACSGGAPAKESAAVSGGGADTIKVGVLHSLSGTMAISEVTVRDAELLAIEEINAAGGVLGKKLVPVVEDGASDWPTFAEKATKLIRQDKVATTFGGWTSASRKAMLPVFERSKALLWYPVQYEGLESSPYIFYTGATTNQQIIPGLDYLKEQGKRKLFLVGSDYVFPRTANKIIKAYAAANGMEILGEEYTPLGHTEYSTLTNKVVQAKPDAVFNTLNGDSNVAFFKQLNSAGITAEKMPVLSVSVAEEEVKGIGVDNIAGHPVAWNYYQTTDTPANGKFVAAFKAEYGADKVTSDPMEAGYNAVYLWAEAAKRAGTVEVEAVRKAAGGITLARPEGKVTIDGENQHMYKTARIGVIQPDGLIKEVWNSGEPIKPDPYLKGYPWASGLATG; translated from the coding sequence TTGAGGAATTCAGTCTGGCGTTCCGGTGTCGCCCTCGCGACGTTGGCCACCGCTCTCACCGCGTGCAGCGGCGGGGCTCCCGCCAAGGAGAGCGCCGCCGTCTCCGGCGGTGGCGCCGATACCATCAAGGTCGGCGTCCTGCACTCCCTGAGCGGCACGATGGCCATCAGCGAGGTCACGGTCAGGGACGCCGAACTGCTCGCCATCGAGGAGATCAACGCGGCCGGCGGCGTGCTCGGCAAGAAGCTGGTCCCCGTGGTGGAGGACGGCGCCTCGGACTGGCCGACCTTCGCGGAGAAGGCCACCAAGCTCATCCGGCAGGACAAGGTGGCCACCACCTTCGGCGGCTGGACCTCGGCGAGCCGCAAGGCGATGCTGCCGGTCTTCGAGCGGAGCAAGGCGCTGCTGTGGTATCCGGTGCAGTACGAGGGGCTGGAGAGCTCGCCGTACATCTTCTACACCGGCGCCACCACCAACCAGCAGATCATCCCCGGCCTGGACTACCTCAAGGAGCAGGGCAAGAGGAAACTCTTCCTGGTCGGCAGCGACTACGTCTTCCCCCGCACCGCCAACAAGATCATCAAGGCGTACGCGGCGGCGAACGGCATGGAGATCCTCGGTGAGGAGTACACCCCCCTCGGCCACACCGAGTACAGCACGCTGACCAACAAGGTCGTCCAGGCCAAGCCGGACGCGGTCTTCAACACCCTCAACGGTGACAGCAACGTCGCCTTCTTCAAGCAGCTCAACAGCGCCGGAATCACCGCGGAGAAGATGCCCGTCCTGTCGGTGAGCGTCGCCGAAGAGGAGGTCAAGGGCATCGGCGTGGACAACATCGCCGGTCACCCGGTCGCCTGGAACTACTACCAGACCACCGACACCCCGGCGAACGGGAAGTTCGTCGCCGCGTTCAAGGCCGAGTACGGCGCCGACAAGGTGACCTCCGATCCGATGGAGGCCGGCTACAACGCCGTCTACCTCTGGGCGGAGGCGGCCAAGCGGGCCGGCACCGTCGAGGTCGAGGCCGTGCGCAAGGCCGCCGGAGGGATCACCCTGGCCCGCCCCGAAGGCAAGGTCACCATCGACGGCGAGAACCAGCACATGTACAAGACGGCCCGGATCGGAGTCATCCAGCCGGACGGCCTCATCAAGGAGGTCTGGAACTCCGGCGAGCCGATCAAGCCCGACCCCTACCTGAAGGGCTACCCCTGGGCGAGCGGCCTGGCCACCGGCTGA